From Paenibacillus physcomitrellae, the proteins below share one genomic window:
- a CDS encoding DinB family protein, which translates to MLEILLQQYNWISSARQNLFAFLEEIPPQILHQTVPNFGHGTIIRTHIHVADCYRFWLESFALKKLSEHKDTFLQEIEHADVKVVRGKFTEVDEIVQRFLHVYCDRWSEPIEQEAEWQGYPKTPTPLLLLTHVETHEFHHKGQILMMAKQLGCPPPTDDRLGGLFT; encoded by the coding sequence ATGTTAGAAATCTTGCTGCAGCAATACAATTGGATCAGCTCCGCTAGACAAAACCTGTTTGCGTTTCTGGAAGAGATTCCGCCCCAAATATTACATCAAACGGTTCCTAATTTTGGACACGGAACAATTATTCGAACGCATATTCATGTTGCCGATTGTTATAGATTTTGGCTGGAATCCTTCGCCTTAAAGAAGTTAAGCGAACACAAGGACACTTTTCTACAAGAAATTGAACATGCAGATGTGAAGGTTGTCCGCGGCAAATTTACGGAAGTAGATGAAATCGTGCAGCGTTTCCTGCATGTCTATTGCGATCGCTGGTCTGAACCCATCGAGCAAGAGGCGGAATGGCAGGGTTACCCGAAAACACCTACTCCTCTGCTGCTGTTAACTCATGTTGAAACCCACGAATTTCATCACAAAGGTCAAATCTTAATGATGGCAAAACAATTGGGCTGCCCGCCTCCTACCGATGATCGTTTAGGCGGACTGTTTACTTAA